One window from the genome of Hippoglossus hippoglossus isolate fHipHip1 chromosome 10, fHipHip1.pri, whole genome shotgun sequence encodes:
- the zdhhc5b gene encoding palmitoyltransferase ZDHHC5 isoform X2 produces the protein MPGFSGGGVGGGVGGPASAPPRAFRPSRYVPVSAATFFLVGSTTLFFGFTCPWLSEYFSAVIPIYIAVIFLFTLANFCMATFMDPGVFPRAEEDEDKEDDFRAPLYKTVEIKGIQVRMKWCSTCRFYRPPRCSHCSVCDNCVEDFDHHCPWVNNCIGRRNYRYFFLFLISLTTHIVDVFGFGLVYVLHHRQQLDTPHAAVTMAVMCVAGLFFVPVAGLTGFHMVLVARGRTTNEQVTGKFRGGVNPFTNGCLRNISHVLCSSQAPRYVGRWRSPKSVEIQPPFLIPALTEAQLEAKVLDNGIQNDRHSARSKSSLDQMESQSADAEPPPPPKPEMRYPGLPRADTEESSLLTEAPPTPSMYKYRPAYNSPGRNHTALTHPNKMIRGESLDSPSPSILQSSRQPSYRSEPSSLDGATVVGGGVGARRGAGERGEGPGGPGGTTGAVLGGMSGYSLTGRSYTSYPSSLVLSMGGSHSSSMRSAHTAHNPMATLQSEGTTDTSYKSLANQTPRNGSLSYDSLLTPSESPEFESAAHELSPHKPHAPFPSVTRTGQLEMVSPSSPLQGYMSPFLSAQIAQQREGQLLQGSATFSSPHRAYLRAVSPPPSSTGLPETQYLLQHNQDSSSRGPRNPSSSSPGARSLEPPVSPPPRGLSLGKSQTYTGETGPQHKPRPAGGGAVLGGAGAGGGQQAPHPPLPP, from the exons ATGCCGGGCTTcagtggtgggggggttgggggaggAGTAGGTGGCCCAGCTTCTGCTCCTCCCCGTGCGTTTCGACCCAGCCGATATGTCCCGGTGTCTGCAGCCACCTTTTTCCTTGTTGGATCCACCACCCTGTTCTTCGGCTTCAC GTGCCCGTGGTTGTCAGAGTACTTCTCCGCTGTCATTCCCATCTACATTGCTGTGatcttcctcttcaccctcgCCAACTTCTGCATGGCCACTTTCATGGACCCTGGTGTCTTCCCCAGag cggaggaggatgaggataaAGAGGATGATTTCCGAGCTCCACTCTATAAGACGGTGGAGATCAAAGGCATCCAGGTGCGCATGAAGTGGTGCTCAACCTGCCGCTTCTACCGGCCGCCACGCTGCTCGCACTGCTCAGTCTGCGACAACTGTGTGGAG GATTTTGACCACCACTGTCCGTGGGTGAACAACTGCATTGGTCGGAGGAATTATCGctatttcttccttttcctgATATCACTTACCACCCACATCGTGGACGTGTTTGGGTTTGGCTTGGTTTATGTCCTACATCACCGCCAGCAGCTGGATACACCACATGCTGCTGTCAC TAtggctgtgatgtgtgtggCTGGTCTGTTTTTTGTCCCAGTTGCTGGCCTGACTGGGTTTCACATGGTGCTGGTGGCCCGCGGCAGGACCACAAACGAACAG GTGACAGGAAAGTTCCGGGGTGGCGTTAACCCTTTCACCAATGGTTGCTTGAGGAATATTTCACATGTGCTCTGCAGCTCCCAGGCCCCCAG ATACGTGGGTCGATGGCGGAGCCCTAAGTCTGTGGAAATACAGCCACCATTTCTTATACCAGCTCTCACTGAGGCCCAGCTGGAAGCAAAGGTCCTGGACAATGGCATCCAGAATGACCGACACAGCGCCCGG TCCAAGAGCAGTCTAGATCAGATGGAGAGCCAGTCAGCTGATGCagagcctccacctcctccaaaGCCAGAAATGCGTTACCCTGGCCTGCCCCGTGCTGACACGGAGG AGAGCAGTTTGTTGACTGAAGCTCCACCTACACCGTCAATGTACAAGTACCGGCCAGCCTACAACAGCCCAGGAAGGAACCACACTGCCCTCACACACCCCAACAAG atgATTCGGGGTGAGAGTCTTgactctccatctccctctatCCTCCAGTCCAGCCGTCAGCCTAGCTATCGCTCGGAGCCGAGCAGCCTGGACGGGGCCACGGTGGTGGGGGGAGGTGTGGGGGCACGCAGAGGGGCGGGGGAGAGGGGTGAGGGCCCCGGAGGCCCTGGCGGGACCACTGGGGCGGTGTTGGGGGGCATGTCAGGTTACTCCCTGACTGGGCGCTCCTACACCTCCTACCCATCTTCTCTCGTTTTGTCCATGGGTGGCTCGCACTCCTCCAGCATGCGCTCGGCGCACACAGCACACAACCCGATGGCCACGCTCCAATCAGAAGGCACCACAGACACCAGCTATAAAAGCCTGGCCAATCAAACGCCTCGGAATGGCAGCCTGTCCTATGACAGCCTACTGACGCCATCCGAAAGCCCAGAGTTCGAGTCGGCTGCCCACGAGCTGTCGCCGCACAAGCCTCATGCTCCATTTCCCTCTGTGACTAGAACAGGCCAGCTTGAGATGGTGTCACCCAGTAGCCCGTTGCAGGGCTACATGTCGCCCTTCCTCTCAGCTCAGATTGCCCAGCAGAGGGAGGGGCAGCTGCTCCAGGGCTCTGCCACTTTCTCCTCCCCTCACAGGGCCTACCTGCGTGCCGTCAGccctcccccttcctccacTGGGCTTCCTGAGACCCAGTACCTGCTCCAGCATAACCAGGACTCTTCTTCCCGAGGCCCACGTaacccttcctcctcatcccctgGGGCTCGCTCACTCGAGCCGCCTGTCTCCCCGCCACCACGCGGCCTCTCCCTTGGCAAGTCCCAGACTTACACCGGGGAGACAGGGCCTCAGCACAAGCCTagacctgcaggaggaggcgcTGTGCTGGGAGGGGCAGGAGCCGGAGGAGGGCAACAGGCTCCACA ccctcctcttcctccctga
- the selenoh gene encoding selenoprotein H, with product MASKTGRRGTKRKAESQVEEEKPSVKEEKEKEEERGDGENGQEGQRVVIEHCKSURVYGRNAEEVKSALLAAHPGLTVILNREKPRRNSFEITLLDGVKETSLWTGIKKGPPRKLKFPQPDVVVAALQEALKPE from the exons ATGGCGTCCAAAACAG GCCGCCGAGGGACGAAGCGCAAAGCGGAGTCTCAGGTAGAAGAGGAGAAGCCATCcgtgaaggaggagaaggagaaggaggaggagaggggagatggagagaacgGCCAGGAGGGCCAAAGAGTGGTCATCGAACACTG CAAGAGCTGACGAGTGTATGGGCGTAATGCCGAGGAGGTGAAATCTGCCCTCCTGGCTGCCCACCCTGGACTGACTGTGATCCTCAACCGCGAGAAACCCCGCAGAAACAGCTTCGAGATCACTCTATTGGATGGAGTCAAAg AAACATCTCTGTGGACCGGAATAAAGAAGGGTCCGCCTCGTAAGCTGAAGTTTCCTCAACCTGATGTTGTAGTTGCTGCTCTCCAGGAGGCTCTGAAGCCTGAGTAG
- the rtn4rl2b gene encoding reticulon-4 receptor-like 2b — protein sequence MEARRTMRSSRAHNFKSGLTLWLILWLVVVKPGGLAACPRLCVCYPTPMTVSCQSQNLTIVPAGVPYDSQRVFLQNNRITELRADSFGFETQVLWLYGNNITWIEAGAFSNLRVLEELDLGDNPLLRRLEGGAFRGLEKLQSLHMHRCKLAALPHDLFHKLYSLQFLYLQENQLHFLQDDLFSDLVNLTHLFLHGNRIRALSENAFRGLVNLDRLLLHDNRIRQVNRRAFRDLGRLTILYLFNNTLAEMPGQAMKDVQGIQFLRLNANPWSCGCEARPLWEWFRKARIASSDLMCTSPSQRQGQDLRFLRELDFALCPLADPGSMAGTTTTTFSTKTRWWFSKNKPASSSKALHQKSSETVKAFPFAAVKPQYLPKTPVESIPSKYELSADEAALPKLDPEEYWANYGNEDASVPCFELECPQGSDNPAFPSSSLSLITPSVLHLLSLSIVTFSLHLLFG from the exons ATGGAGGCTCGTAGGACCATGAGGAGCTCCCGTGCCCACAACTTCAAGA gtGGACTGACCCTGTGGCTGATTCTGtggctggtggtggtgaagcCAGGCGGGTTGGCCGCATGCcccagactgtgtgtgtgttaccctaCGCCCATGACGGTCAGCTGCCAGTCCCAGAACCTCACCATAGTGCCGGCTGGTGTGCCCTATGACTCGCAGCGTGTTTTTCTGCAGAACAACCGCATCACAGAGCTTCGCGCAGACTCTTTTGGCTTTGAAACTCAG GTGCTGTGGCTATACGGCAACAACATCACATGGATCGAGGCCGGGGCCTTCAGTAACCTGAGGGTTCTGGAGGAGCTGGATCTGGGTGATAACCCCCTTCTGCGGCGCCTGGAAGGTGGAGCATTCAGGGGattggagaagctgcagagccTGCACATGCACCGCTGCAAGCTGGCCGCTCTCCCCCATGACCTGTTCCACAAACTGTACAGCCTGCAGTTTCTCTACTTGCAG GAGAATCAGCTCCACTTTCTGCAGGATGACCTCTTCTCAGATCTGGTCAACCTCACCCATCTCTTCTTACATGGAAACCGCATCCGTGCCCTTTCTGAGAATGCGTTCAGAGGCCTGGTCAACCTGgaccgcctcctcctccacgacAACCGCATCAGGCAGGTCAACCGTCGTGCTTTCCGTGACTTGGGCCGCCTGACCATCCTTTACCTTTTCAACAACACCCTGGCCGAGATGCCAGGCCAGGCCATGAAAGACGTCCAGGGCATCCAGTTCCTGCGTCTGAATGCTAACCCTTGGTCCTGCGGTTGCGAAGCTCGTCCCCTGTGGGAGTGGTTCCGCAAAGCCCGCATTGCTTCCTCCGACCTCATGTGCACCTCCCCATCCCAGCGTCAGGGCCAAGACCTCAGATTCCTCCGGGAGCTGGACTTCGCCCTCTGCCCCCTGGCTGACCCCGGCTCCATGGCTGGAACCACCACGACCACCTTCAGCACCAAGACCCGCTGGTGGTTCTCCAAAAACAAGCCTGCATCTTCGTCCAAGGCCCTGCACCAGAAGAGCTCAGAGACGGTGAAGGCCTTCCCCTTCGCCGCTGTAAAGCCTCAGTACCTCCCCAAGACCCCCGTCGAATCCATCCCTTCCAAGTATGAACTGTCGGCCGATGAAGCGGCACTCCCCAAGCTGGACCCAGAAGAATACTGGGCCAACTACGGCAACGAAGACGCCTCCGTCCCCTGCTTCGAGCTGGAGTGCCCCCAAGGCTCGGACAACCCAGCAttcccttcatcctccctctcactcATCACTCCATCCGTTCTCCACCTCCTGTCCCTCTCCATAGTCACCTTCTCCCTTCATCTCCTTTTTGGCTGA
- the zdhhc5b gene encoding palmitoyltransferase ZDHHC5 isoform X1: MPGFSGGGVGGGVGGPASAPPRAFRPSRYVPVSAATFFLVGSTTLFFGFTCPWLSEYFSAVIPIYIAVIFLFTLANFCMATFMDPGVFPRAEEDEDKEDDFRAPLYKTVEIKGIQVRMKWCSTCRFYRPPRCSHCSVCDNCVEDFDHHCPWVNNCIGRRNYRYFFLFLISLTTHIVDVFGFGLVYVLHHRQQLDTPHAAVTMAVMCVAGLFFVPVAGLTGFHMVLVARGRTTNEQVTGKFRGGVNPFTNGCLRNISHVLCSSQAPRYVGRWRSPKSVEIQPPFLIPALTEAQLEAKVLDNGIQNDRHSARSKSSLDQMESQSADAEPPPPPKPEMRYPGLPRADTEESSLLTEAPPTPSMYKYRPAYNSPGRNHTALTHPNKMIRGESLDSPSPSILQSSRQPSYRSEPSSLDGATVVGGGVGARRGAGERGEGPGGPGGTTGAVLGGMSGYSLTGRSYTSYPSSLVLSMGGSHSSSMRSAHTAHNPMATLQSEGTTDTSYKSLANQTPRNGSLSYDSLLTPSESPEFESAAHELSPHKPHAPFPSVTRTGQLEMVSPSSPLQGYMSPFLSAQIAQQREGQLLQGSATFSSPHRAYLRAVSPPPSSTGLPETQYLLQHNQDSSSRGPRNPSSSSPGARSLEPPVSPPPRGLSLGKSQTYTGETGPQHKPRPAGGGAVLGGAGAGGGQQAPQFTSRPVLANHTTSKPGGGVKKVTGVGGTTYEISV, encoded by the exons ATGCCGGGCTTcagtggtgggggggttgggggaggAGTAGGTGGCCCAGCTTCTGCTCCTCCCCGTGCGTTTCGACCCAGCCGATATGTCCCGGTGTCTGCAGCCACCTTTTTCCTTGTTGGATCCACCACCCTGTTCTTCGGCTTCAC GTGCCCGTGGTTGTCAGAGTACTTCTCCGCTGTCATTCCCATCTACATTGCTGTGatcttcctcttcaccctcgCCAACTTCTGCATGGCCACTTTCATGGACCCTGGTGTCTTCCCCAGag cggaggaggatgaggataaAGAGGATGATTTCCGAGCTCCACTCTATAAGACGGTGGAGATCAAAGGCATCCAGGTGCGCATGAAGTGGTGCTCAACCTGCCGCTTCTACCGGCCGCCACGCTGCTCGCACTGCTCAGTCTGCGACAACTGTGTGGAG GATTTTGACCACCACTGTCCGTGGGTGAACAACTGCATTGGTCGGAGGAATTATCGctatttcttccttttcctgATATCACTTACCACCCACATCGTGGACGTGTTTGGGTTTGGCTTGGTTTATGTCCTACATCACCGCCAGCAGCTGGATACACCACATGCTGCTGTCAC TAtggctgtgatgtgtgtggCTGGTCTGTTTTTTGTCCCAGTTGCTGGCCTGACTGGGTTTCACATGGTGCTGGTGGCCCGCGGCAGGACCACAAACGAACAG GTGACAGGAAAGTTCCGGGGTGGCGTTAACCCTTTCACCAATGGTTGCTTGAGGAATATTTCACATGTGCTCTGCAGCTCCCAGGCCCCCAG ATACGTGGGTCGATGGCGGAGCCCTAAGTCTGTGGAAATACAGCCACCATTTCTTATACCAGCTCTCACTGAGGCCCAGCTGGAAGCAAAGGTCCTGGACAATGGCATCCAGAATGACCGACACAGCGCCCGG TCCAAGAGCAGTCTAGATCAGATGGAGAGCCAGTCAGCTGATGCagagcctccacctcctccaaaGCCAGAAATGCGTTACCCTGGCCTGCCCCGTGCTGACACGGAGG AGAGCAGTTTGTTGACTGAAGCTCCACCTACACCGTCAATGTACAAGTACCGGCCAGCCTACAACAGCCCAGGAAGGAACCACACTGCCCTCACACACCCCAACAAG atgATTCGGGGTGAGAGTCTTgactctccatctccctctatCCTCCAGTCCAGCCGTCAGCCTAGCTATCGCTCGGAGCCGAGCAGCCTGGACGGGGCCACGGTGGTGGGGGGAGGTGTGGGGGCACGCAGAGGGGCGGGGGAGAGGGGTGAGGGCCCCGGAGGCCCTGGCGGGACCACTGGGGCGGTGTTGGGGGGCATGTCAGGTTACTCCCTGACTGGGCGCTCCTACACCTCCTACCCATCTTCTCTCGTTTTGTCCATGGGTGGCTCGCACTCCTCCAGCATGCGCTCGGCGCACACAGCACACAACCCGATGGCCACGCTCCAATCAGAAGGCACCACAGACACCAGCTATAAAAGCCTGGCCAATCAAACGCCTCGGAATGGCAGCCTGTCCTATGACAGCCTACTGACGCCATCCGAAAGCCCAGAGTTCGAGTCGGCTGCCCACGAGCTGTCGCCGCACAAGCCTCATGCTCCATTTCCCTCTGTGACTAGAACAGGCCAGCTTGAGATGGTGTCACCCAGTAGCCCGTTGCAGGGCTACATGTCGCCCTTCCTCTCAGCTCAGATTGCCCAGCAGAGGGAGGGGCAGCTGCTCCAGGGCTCTGCCACTTTCTCCTCCCCTCACAGGGCCTACCTGCGTGCCGTCAGccctcccccttcctccacTGGGCTTCCTGAGACCCAGTACCTGCTCCAGCATAACCAGGACTCTTCTTCCCGAGGCCCACGTaacccttcctcctcatcccctgGGGCTCGCTCACTCGAGCCGCCTGTCTCCCCGCCACCACGCGGCCTCTCCCTTGGCAAGTCCCAGACTTACACCGGGGAGACAGGGCCTCAGCACAAGCCTagacctgcaggaggaggcgcTGTGCTGGGAGGGGCAGGAGCCGGAGGAGGGCAACAGGCTCCACA ATTTACCTCTCGCCCAGTCTTGGCCAATCACACCACATCCAAACCAGGGGGCGGGGTGAAGAAGGTGACCGGCGTCGGAGGGACTACTTATGAGATATCGGTTTGA
- the clp1 gene encoding polyribonucleotide 5'-hydroxyl-kinase Clp1 → MATEGVETTSEDAPAAGKVSTRFDLEKETELRFEVEAAEAAEQVELELLTGMAEVFGSELNRSKKYVFGPGSKIAVFTWQGCSVNLYGKPEVAYVSKDTPMLLYLNTHAALEQMRKQAERDNERGPRVMVVGPTDVGKSTVCRLLLSYAVRVGRRPTLVELDVGQSGVSVPGTVSALCIERPADIEEGFSVQAPLVYHFGSTTPGTNIKLYNKLTSCLAEVFSQRCEVNRKASVGGCIINTCGWVKGSGYQALVHCASAFQVDVVLVLDHERLYNELKRDLPHFVRVVLLPKSGGVVERSKECRRETRDEKIREYFYGFRGVSFYPFSFEVRFSDVRIYKIGAPSIPDSCLPLGMSQDDTQLKLVPVTPGRDLTYHVLSVSSAEDVEEGARKDIVESPVRGFIVVTNVDTQTQVMKVLSPSPRPLPGHTLLIMDIRFMDTK, encoded by the exons ATGGCAACAGAGGGTGTGGAAACCACGAGTGAAGATGCTCCAGCGGCTGGGAAGGTCAGCACCAGGTTTGAcctggagaaagagacagagcttCGGTTCGAGGTGGAGGCAGCAGAGGCGGCAGAGCAAGTTGAGCTGGAGCTCCTCACGGGAATGGCTGAGGTGTTTGGTTCAGAGCTGAACCGCAGCAAGAAGTACGTATTTGGACCAGGATCTAAGATTGCAGTTTTCACCTGGCAAGGCTGCAGTGTCAACCTTTATGGCAAACCAGAG GTGGCTTATGTGTCCAAGGACACTCCCATGCTGCTCTACCTGAACACACACGCTGCCCTGGAACAGATGAGAAAACAAGCAGAGCGGGACAATGAGAGGGGGCCGAGG GTGATGGTGGTTGGACCCACAGATGTGGGGAAGTCAACAGTGTGCCGTCTGCTGTTAAGCTATGCTGTGAGAGTGGGCAGGAGGCCGACACTAGTGGAACTGGATGTGGGACAGAGTGGG GTGTCAGTGCCTGGGACAGTGTCCGCACTTTGCATCGAGCGTCCGGCAGACATAGAGGAGGGCTTCTCAGTCCAGGCTCCATTGGTTTACCACTTTGGCTCAACTACCCCAGGGACCAACATCAAACTTTACAACAAG CTGACGTCATGCCTGGCTGAGGTGTTTTCCCAGCGCTGTGAGGTGAACAGGAAGGCCAGTGTTGGAGGCTGCATCATCAACACCTGTGGCTGGGTGAAGGGCTCTGGGTACCAGGCTCTGGTCCATTGTGCCTCTGCCTTTCAGGTGGAcgtggtgctggtgctggatCATGAGAGACTGTACAATGAACTCAAACGAGACCTCCCTCACTTTGTCCGAGTTGTGCTCCTACCTAAGTCCGGTGGGGTGGTGGAACGCTCCAAAGAGTGCCGGCGGGAGACTCGGGATGAGAAAATCCGCGAGTATTTCTACGGCTTCCGTGGAGTGTCCTTCTACCCTTTTTCCTTTGAGGTGCGTTTCTCAGACGTTCGCATCTATAAGATCGGGGCACCGTCTATCCCAGACTCATGCCTGCCACTGGGAATGTCTCAGGATGACACGCAGCTCAAGCTGGTTCCTGTGACACCAGGGAGAGACCTCACGTATCATGTGCTGAGCGTGAGCAGTGCAGAGGACGTAGAGGAAGGGGCAAGAAAGGATATAGTGGAGAGCCCTGTGCGTGGCTTCATTGTGGTGACAAATGTAGACACGCAAACACAGGTAATGAAAGTGCTATCCCCATCACCCAGACCACTGCCCGGACACACGCTGCTTATCATGGACATCCGCTTCATggacacaaaatga